The following are encoded together in the Culex pipiens pallens isolate TS chromosome 1, TS_CPP_V2, whole genome shotgun sequence genome:
- the LOC120431816 gene encoding 28S ribosomal protein S11, mitochondrial has product MVLLKTFTATLANVLRRTAVATPARTLHQSAPLLKVEDRKAMLASLPGKDEGTIGERSIDIDSMILKKDRFFPDADTPTALFGGVPFNEIPICNIRVSPNNTIITICDAKGAPQFIRSCGIEGFKNTRKGTNIAAQATAISICTKAIERGYKTVRVTVRGLGPGRMSAIKGLEMAGMNIVSITDSTRVSWNPPRPRKQRKL; this is encoded by the exons ATGGTGCTGCTGAAAACCTTCACCGCCACGTTGGCCAACGTGCTGCGACGGACCGCGGTGGCAACCCCAGCGAGGACACTCCACCAAAGTGCCCCCCTGTTAAAGGTGGAAGATCGCAAGGCCATGCTGGCGTCACTGCCCGGCAAGGACGAGGGCACCATCGGCGAGCGGTCCATCGACATCGACTCCATGATTTTGAA AAAGGACCGCTTCTTCCCGGATGCGGACACGCCGACCGCCCTATTTGGCGGGGTGCCCTTCAACGAGATTCCCATCTGCAACATCCGGGTGTCGCCGAACAACACGATCATCACCATTTGCGACGCCAAGGGCGCGCCGCAGTTTATTCGGTCGTGCGGAATCGAAGGCTTCAAAAACACCCGGAAGGGGACGAACATTGCGGCGCAGGCGACGGCAATCAGTATTTGCACg AAAGCGATCGAGCGCGGCTACAAGACGGTCCGGGTGACGGTGCGCGGCCTCGGCCCCGGCCGCATGTCCGCCATCAAGGGCCTCGAGATGGCCGGCATGAACATCGTGTCCATCACGGACAGCACGCGCGTCTCCTGGAACCCGCCGCGCCCCCGCAAGCAGCGCAAGTTGTAA
- the LOC120428725 gene encoding kelch-like ECH-associated protein 1B, whose amino-acid sequence METAADFIDHLSDADGIAFGDGIGSHGRSGGATGGGDEELGDMTFFMSNYAKEALKMMFMMRSHHMLTDVTLEVEQETFQAHKVVLSAASPYFKAMFTGGLKECEMSRVKLQGVCPTAMARILFFMYTGHIRVTEVTVCQLLPAATMFQVPNVIEACCAFLERQLDPTNAIGIANFAEQHGCETLKQKANQFIERNFTKICHEDEFLELSVIQLISLIRKDELNVQAERDVYDAVLKWVKHDEDNRYPKMEHILYAVRCQLLTPSFLKEQMKTCNVLRRAPACREYLAKIFEDLTLHKRPAVKERKPNTTRMIFVAGGYFRHSLDMLEGYNVDDKVWITLPKLTVPRSGLGAAFLKGTFYAVGGRNNSPGSSYDSDWVDRYNPISETWGPCSPMSVPRNRVGVAVMDELLYAVGGSAGSEYHSTVEYYDPELDRWTLVQPMHSKRLGVGVAVVNRLLYAIGGFDGRERLSSVECYHPENNEWTAVPSMQQGRSGAGVAALHQHIYVVGGFDGTRQLETVERYDTELQSWEMVAPVRIARSALSLTVLDGRLYAMGGYDGQNFLAIVEVYDPATNVWTEGTPLTSGRSGHASAVIYTPSCISSYMESLNISDDAKNGKKGERRTGGASDDGPTNRQSMECVSSSSSNTRGAGPGGRICADNIPINVHDDSELMNALCTHVEGTCLKMPYVMTPPETVKEAPSSESDFAMETDSSMCEEESDDPESAETIPLEGVPPPEVPPVNECQQRSVPRKSKCLIKRKASAVWNDEYCPLVRLKRQITCFVSSIVSPPSSSSGCCNGSTAQAKEPASDPSTDSSPPEASLRLQKDRTKDTFS is encoded by the exons ATGGAGACCGCAGCGGATTTCATCGACCACCTGAGCGACGCGGATGGCATAGCGTTCGGGGACGGCATCGGTTCGCACGGCCGGAGCGGCGGTGCCACCGGTGGCGGCGATGAGGAACTCGGCGACATGACCTTCTTCATGTCCAACTACGCAAAGGAGGCGCTCAAGATGATGTTCATGATGCGGTCGCACCACATGCTGACGGACGTGACGCTCGAGGTGGAGCAGGAGACGTTCCAGGCGCACAAGGTCGTCCTGTCGGCGGCCAGTCCGTACTTTAAGGCGATGTTCACCGGTGGGTTGAAGGAGTGCGAAATGTCCCGGGTGAAGCTGCAGGGCGTGTGTCCGACAGCGATGGCCCGCATTCTGTTCTTCATGTACACCGGCCACATCCGGGTGACGGAAGTGACGGTGTGTCAGCTGCTGCCGGCGGCCACCATGTTCCAGGTGCCGAACGTGATCGAGGCATGCTGCGCGTTTCTGGAGCGGCAGCTCGATCCGACGAACGCCATCGGGATTGCGAACTTTGCCGAGCAGCACGGCTGCGAGACGCTCAAGCAGAAGGCGAACCAGTTTATTGAGCGGAACTTTACCAAA ATCTGCCACGAGGATGAATTCCTGGAACTATCTGTGATTCAGCTAATAAGTTTAATTAGGAAAGACGAACTGAACGTGCAGGCCGAGCGGGACGTGTACGACGCGGTGCTCAAGTGGGTCAAACACGACGAGGACAACCGGTACCCAAAGATGGAGCACATCCTGTACGCCGTGCGGTGTCAACTGCTGACGCCGAGCTTCCTCAAGGAGCAGATGAAGACGTGCAACGTGCTGCGAAGGGCGCCCGCCTGTCGCGAGTATCTGGCCAAGATCTTCGAGGACCTGACGCTGCACAAACGGCCCGCGGTGAAGGAGCGCAAACCCAACACGACGCGGATGATTTTCGTGGCCGGCGGCTACTTTCGACATTCCCTGGACATGCTCGAAGGGTACAACGTGGACGACAAGGTGTGGATCACGCTGCCCAAGCTGACCGTGCCCCGGTCGGGGCTGGGGGCGGCCTTCCTCAAGGGGACGTTCTACGCGGTCGGCGGACGGAACAACTCGCCCGGCTCGTCGTACGACTCCGACTGGGTTGACCGGTACAACCCGATATCGGAGACGTGGGGACCGTGCTCGCCCATGTCGGTGCCGCGGAATCGCGTCGGGGTGGCCGTCATGGACGAGCTGCTGTACGCGGTTGGAGGGTCCGCCGGGTCGGAGTACCACAGTACCGTTGAGTA TTACGACCCCGAACTGGACCGCTGGACGCTGGTTCAACCAATGCACTCGAAGCGACTGGGCGTAGGCGTTGCCGTTGTGAACCGACTGCTGTACGCCATCGGTGGCTTTGACGGCCGGGAACGGCTCTCTTCGGTCGAGTGTTACCACCCGGAGAACAACGAGTGGACGGCGGTTCCTTCGATGCAGCAAGGTCGATCGGGGGCGGGTGTGGCCGCGCTTCACCAGCACATCTACGTGGTGGGTGGTTTCGATGGGACGCGCCAACTGGAGACGGTCGAGCGGTACGACACGGAGCTGCAAAGCTGGGAAATGGTTGCGCCGGTTCGGATAGCTCGAAGTGCGCTCTCGTTGACCGTGTTGGATGGACGGTTGTACGCGATGGGCGGGTACGATGGGCAGAACTTTCTGGCGATTGTAGAGGTGTACGACCCAGCGACGAACGTGTGGACCGAGGGAACGCCGCTGACCTCCGGGAGAAGTGGACACGCCTCGGCTGTGATCTACACGCCGTCCTGCATCTCAAGCTACATGGAAAGTCTTAACATTAGCGACGACGCCAAGAATGGGAAGAAGGGCGAACGAAGGACGGGAGGAGCTTCGGACGATGGTCCCACAAACCGGCAATCGATGGAGTGCGTGTCGTCTTCGTCGTCGAACACGCGGGGAGCCGGCCCCGGAGGACGGATTTGCGCCGACAACATTCCAATCAACGTGCACGACGACTCCGAACTCATGAACGCACTGTGCACCCACGTCGAGGGCACCTGCCTCAAGATGCCGTACGTCATGACCCCGCCGGAAACGGTCAAGGAAGCGCCCAGCAGCGAGAGTGACTTTGCCATGGAAACCGATTCTAGTATGTGTGAGGAAGAAAGTGACGACCCGGAATCGGCGGAGACGATCCCACTCGAGGGCGTTCCACCGCCGGAAGTCCCACCCGTCAACGAGTGCCAGCAACGATCGGTGCCTCGTAAGTCCAAGTGTTTAATCAAGCGGAAAGCGTCCGCCGTCTGGAACGACGAATACTGCCCGCTGGTGCGGCTGAAGCGACAAATAACCTGCTTCGTGTCTTCGATTGTATCCCCGCCCTCGTCCTCGTCCGGTTGTTGTAACGGGTCAACCGCACAAGCAAAGGAACCGGCGTCAGATCCCTCAACTGACTCATCCCCCCCAGAAGCGTCGCTTCGATTGCAAAAAGACCGCACGAAGGACACGTTCTCCTGA